A genome region from Micromonospora peucetia includes the following:
- a CDS encoding transposase: MVAPAGPGVPTGRSGPASHPGRRPPLLCTCTWEVRLAHGRQPEPTAGIIGPQGVRGADTVPCGSRGYDAGKKINGRKGLIVTDTLGRLVTVWVLAASWQDRDGAKGALLATYAATPIRHVFADSGFAGRLVDWARDLLRTTVEIVRKPADQQVFVMHPRRWGCRTGPGLDHRPPPPGPRLRNPPPHLRGHDPKGRARRHASPSHPQQTRQSPTTPLAPALGRTSAQRWRSGPALFWPRCSPSCRSSPRRSGALPGQGFSQLAALTVRTAE, from the coding sequence GTGGTAGCCCCGGCCGGGCCAGGAGTACCGACTGGAAGAAGTGGCCCTGCTTCTCATCCGGGTCGTCGTCCGCCCCTGCTTTGCACCTGCACCTGGGAGGTCCGCCTGGCTCACGGCCGCCAGCCCGAGCCGACCGCGGGGATCATCGGCCCCCAGGGCGTGAGAGGAGCCGACACCGTGCCCTGCGGCTCCCGCGGCTACGACGCCGGCAAGAAGATCAACGGCCGGAAAGGGTTAATCGTCACCGACACCCTCGGACGGCTGGTCACCGTCTGGGTCCTGGCCGCGTCCTGGCAGGACCGCGACGGCGCCAAAGGCGCCCTGCTCGCCACCTACGCGGCAACCCCCATCCGGCACGTCTTTGCCGACTCCGGCTTCGCCGGCCGCCTCGTCGACTGGGCCCGCGACCTCCTGCGTACCACCGTCGAGATCGTCCGCAAACCCGCCGACCAGCAAGTCTTCGTCATGCACCCCCGCCGCTGGGGTTGTCGAACGGGCCCTGGCCTGGATCACCGCCCACCGCCGCCTGGCCCGCGACTACGAAACCCACCCCCGCACCTCAGAGGCCATGATCCGAAGGGCCGCGCTCGGCGGCATGCTTCGCCGTCTCACCCGCAGCAGACCCGCCAGTCGCCAACAACGCCGCTTGCGCCCGCTTTAGGACGGACGTCAGCGCAACGGTGGCGTTCCGGCCCGGCGTTGTTCTGGCCCAGATGCTCGCCATCCTGCCGGTCGTCTCCCCGCCGGTCAGGGGCTCTGCCGGGTCAAGGGTTCAGCCAACTGGCGGCGCTGACTGTGCGGACCGCCGAGTAA
- a CDS encoding alpha/beta fold hydrolase, which produces MAKIARPTLVIAASNDQAVAIHHARMLHDGIAGSRLVIIDDADHALIWAHSDEFEWVTDGFLGA; this is translated from the coding sequence CTGGCGAAGATCGCACGTCCGACGCTCGTCATCGCCGCTTCGAACGATCAAGCGGTAGCGATCCACCACGCGAGGATGCTTCACGACGGCATTGCTGGTTCCCGGCTGGTCATCATCGACGATGCTGACCACGCTCTGATCTGGGCGCACTCCGACGAGTTCGAGTGGGTGACCGACGGTTTCCTCGGGGCCTGA
- a CDS encoding CsbD family protein — MGIDDKIDNTSEEAAGKLKEGAGRATADERLEAEGRADRTSANLKQAGEKIKDAFKS, encoded by the coding sequence ATGGGTATCGATGACAAGATCGACAACACCTCCGAAGAGGCCGCCGGCAAGCTGAAGGAAGGCGCCGGCCGTGCCACCGCCGACGAGCGACTCGAAGCCGAAGGCCGCGCTGACCGGACCAGCGCGAACCTCAAGCAGGCCGGTGAGAAGATCAAGGACGCCTTCAAGAGCTGA